The genome window GGCTGTTGTAAAGTTCGAATCTGGAGACAACTTCGTTGTTAAAAATGGATTCTCTTGGCCCTGTAACTCTTAGTTTCTGCGTCATAACAAAAGGGTTCTTTTTGGGAGCTTAAGCTACAAAATAATGACGGGAAGATCTATAGAATAATGTTAATAAATTTTGTTTGCTTTTTAATTACAAATACTATAAATTGCTTTCATTAAGGTTTTTTAACTCTTTTAAAAGTATAAGCATTCGTTGTGTGTAGCGACATTGTATTTTTTTGTAAAATGAAACAGGCTGCCCCGAAAGGACAGCCTGTTTTTATTTTAGTGAACATCAACAGGGATGTTGACATTTTTCTTGAATTTCTGCAAGTAAAGAAGTGGTATAGAGCATAAAAGGACTAGTCCTACTAACCAGTAGGCATCGCTGTAAGTCAATAATAATGCTTGTTTGGTTACCGTACCATCAATCGCTTTGATCGCCATTACCTTCGCATCAAACATACTATAACCTTTAGACATGAAATTATGAATGAAAGCATTCATTCTGTCTGTAAATGCAGGATTATATTCGTTTACATTGGCAAGCAATGAACTTCTGTGGAATCCCTGACGGGTATGAATCAAAGTTGTTAAAGCTGCGATACCAAATGATCCGCCTAATTGTCTCATCATATTGTTCAATCCCGAACCCTGACCAATTTCTGCACCTTTAAGGTCCTGAATAGCCAGTGTAGTTAACGGAACAAACAATAAGGCCATTCCAATACCTCTGATTACCAGCGGCAGGAAGAAATCACTTGTTCCCGAAGAAAGCGTTGATTTACTCAGCATATTACAGAAAACGAAGAACAAGAACATCCCGATTGTAGCCATAAATTGTGCAGGGATTCCTTTTTTAAGGAATATACCAATAAACGGCATCATCATAATGGTACAAATCCCACCTGGAAATAACAATTCACCGGTTTGCAATGGAGAGAAACCTAATAGATTCTGACAGAAAACCGGGAACACGAATACAGATCCATATAACCCGAAACCCAGAATAAATGAGGTCACCATACCAATAGAGAAACTTCTGTGACGCATGATCTTGAAGTTTACAATAGGGTGATCTGTAGACATCTCGCGCCAGATAAACAGCAGTAAACCAATTACTGAGGCTACTGATAGCGCAATAATGTAAGGTGTTGCGAACCAATCTTCACTTTCTCCTTTTTCCAGTACAGTCTGTAAACTACCAACTGCAATTGCCAGTAATGCGATACCCCACCAGTCGACAGGTAGCCCCTGCCCATCCTTCGGAGTGGCCCTTATATAGGTTATCGTACAGTACGCGGCGAGAATCCCGACGGGAATATTCACGTAAAAGATCCATGGCCATGAACTGATGTCCAGAATATAACCCCCGATAGTCGGGCCCACAGTTGGACCTACTACGGCCCCCAATCCAAAGAGTGCGGTGGCTATACCTATATCTTCACGCGGCCAGGTTTCAATCAGAATAGACTGCGCAGTGGAGATCAATCCCCCTCCGGCAAGCCCCTGAAGGATACGGAATAAAATAAGTTCTTCCAGTGAAGTTGCGTTACCGCATAAAAATGACGCTATCGTAAAGACAATGATGGAAGTTAGAAAATAATTTTTACGCCCGAAACGACTGCCCAGCCAGCCCGACATGGGCAGGACAATTACATTCGCAACGGCATATCCGGTTGATAACCAGGCGACATCCTCGAGAGTAGCGCCCAGGTTACCCTGAATTTGTGGTAAAGCCACGTTTACAATAGTGGTATCAATCAGCTCCAGTAGCGAAGCTGTGATCACTGTAAACGTGATTATCCATTTTTTAAAACCATACTCGGCCATTTTTTTAGTCTTTTGTAGTTACAGAAACTTTAACACTCATACCTGGACGTAATTTTTCCAGCATTTCTTTTGAGGCTTTAAGTTTAATTTTAACAGGTACACGTTGTACAACTTTCACGAAGTTACCTGTTGCGTTATCTGGAGGAAGCAAAGAACCTTTTGCTCCTGTAACAGGAGAAAAGTTATAGACTTCACCTTGAATCTTCTGATCAGGGAAAGCATCAACTTCAACTTCCACTTTCAAACCAGCACGGATTTCTTCCAATTGTGTTTCTTTAAAGTTGGCAGTTACATACAGGCTGTTTTCATTCACAATAGAGAATAAAGACTGTCCTGCCTGAATTAACTGACCTTTTTGAATACTTTTCTTAGAAACAATCCCTGTTGCAGGTGCTTTGATCTCTGTATAAGACAACTGCAATTTAGCAAAATCAACATCCGACTGACGTTGAGATACTCCATTACTGCTTACTGCAAGCTGAGATTTTGTAGTACCGATTTGTTTAAGGGCAACCGTATATTGATCTTTTGCAGCATTATAAGTAGCCTGTGCAACGTCTCTTGTTGCTTTAGCCTGGTCAAATTGCTGTTGAGTGATCGATCCGTCTTTAATCAGGTTTGCATAACGGTCAAAATCTTTTTGTGCCTGCCATAATTTTACTTTAGCAGATTCGATATTGGCTTTAGCTGTTCCTGTATTTGCTGAAGTAGCAATAATCTCAGATTGTGAAACACCAACGCCAGCATCAGCACCTTTCTGACCTGCCATGGCTTGTTCCAATTTTACTTTATAGTCTCTGTCGTCCAGGGATACCAATACCTGTCCTTCG of Pedobacter cryoconitis contains these proteins:
- a CDS encoding DHA2 family efflux MFS transporter permease subunit, which translates into the protein MAEYGFKKWIITFTVITASLLELIDTTIVNVALPQIQGNLGATLEDVAWLSTGYAVANVIVLPMSGWLGSRFGRKNYFLTSIIVFTIASFLCGNATSLEELILFRILQGLAGGGLISTAQSILIETWPREDIGIATALFGLGAVVGPTVGPTIGGYILDISSWPWIFYVNIPVGILAAYCTITYIRATPKDGQGLPVDWWGIALLAIAVGSLQTVLEKGESEDWFATPYIIALSVASVIGLLLFIWREMSTDHPIVNFKIMRHRSFSIGMVTSFILGFGLYGSVFVFPVFCQNLLGFSPLQTGELLFPGGICTIMMMPFIGIFLKKGIPAQFMATIGMFLFFVFCNMLSKSTLSSGTSDFFLPLVIRGIGMALLFVPLTTLAIQDLKGAEIGQGSGLNNMMRQLGGSFGIAALTTLIHTRQGFHRSSLLANVNEYNPAFTDRMNAFIHNFMSKGYSMFDAKVMAIKAIDGTVTKQALLLTYSDAYWLVGLVLLCSIPLLYLQKFKKNVNIPVDVH
- a CDS encoding HlyD family secretion protein codes for the protein MTTESTTEATIEPKKKSKVVPIILAVLIVIGAIFGVKEYMYYSKHVDTDDAQIDGDISPVVARVGGYVNEIKFEENTKVTEGQVLVSLDDRDYKVKLEQAMAGQKGADAGVGVSQSEIIATSANTGTAKANIESAKVKLWQAQKDFDRYANLIKDGSITQQQFDQAKATRDVAQATYNAAKDQYTVALKQIGTTKSQLAVSSNGVSQRQSDVDFAKLQLSYTEIKAPATGIVSKKSIQKGQLIQAGQSLFSIVNENSLYVTANFKETQLEEIRAGLKVEVEVDAFPDQKIQGEVYNFSPVTGAKGSLLPPDNATGNFVKVVQRVPVKIKLKASKEMLEKLRPGMSVKVSVTTKD